The Mariluticola halotolerans nucleotide sequence CGCTGCGGGGCTTGTCGCCGAAACCACCGGGACGGCGATCACCGCCACCGGGGGCGCGATCATCCTTGCCCCTTGGCGGGCGGGGCGACCGGGGCCGGTCACCGAAGGAACGTTCGCCATCGGCGCGGCCACCGCGCGGGCGTTCATCATCGCGGCGCGCCGCGCCGTCACGTTTGAAGCCGCCACCGCGTGCATCATCATCGGCCCGCGGGCGCTTGGCCTTGGGTTCGAATTCGACGGAATCGCGGCCATCGGTGAAATGCACCGTGCGGCGTTCAACCGGTTTTTCCTCGCGCGGGGCGCGGGGCTTGAATTCAAAATTGCCTTTGCGCTCTGGCGCGTTCTTGCGCGGCTTGCCACCTGCGGGGGCCGGTGCGGGCTTTGGCGCGCCGGTGCGGCCGCGCGGCTTTGGCTGACGGATCAGCTCGCCTTCGGGTCTTTTGCGCATGCGCTGATTGGGATCGCGGGCGGCAACTTCAGGCGGTGCATCGGCGGGCAAGGGACTATCGAAATCCACCCCGGCTTCTGCGGCCAGCTTTTTGCCCAACTGGTCGCGCAGCACGCGGGCACGCACAACCAGCACACCGCCCACCGGCACATCGCCCAGCTGGAACGGCCCGTAAGATGTGCGGATCAGGCGGTTCACCTGCAGGCCCAGTTCGGCCAGCACATTCTTGACTTCGCGGTTCTTGCCCTCACGCAGCGCGAGGGTGATCCAGACATTGGCCCCCTGCTCGCGCTCCAGCTCGGCTTCGATCGGGCCATATTTGACGCCATCGACGGTGATGCCGTTTTTCAGGGAATCGAGCTTGGCCTGGGTCACGGAACCATGGGCGCGCACGCGGTAACGGCGCAGCCAGCCGGTGGCGGGCAATTCCAGCACACGCTTCAAGCCGCCATCATTGGTCAGCAGCAGCAGGCCTTCGGTATTGATATCGAGACGGCCGATGGTGAGCACGCGCGGCAGGCCGTTTTTTTCGAGAGCCTCGAAAATCGTCTCGCGCCCCTCGGGGTCCTTTTCCGTCACCACCAGCCCGGCGGGCTTGTGATACAGCCAGACGCGGGTGCCGGCACGGGCGACCAGCGGATTGCCATCGACGACGATCTTGTCGGTATCGACAACATTGAAGGCGGGGGTGCGAATCTGCTTGCCGTTGACGCTGACGCGGCCTTCGGTGATCCAGACTTCGGCATCGCGGCGCGAGCACAGCCCGGCGCGGGCGATGACTTTGGCGAGCCTGTTTCCAGTGGCGGGTGTTCCGGTGGCATCGGGCATGCCGTAACTCCTTTGGAGCGGCGCAAAGCGCCGGACCCCACCCTTGTTTCTTCAAAACAGGGATGCGGCCCAATGTTTGTTATGCAGTAGCGGCAAAGCGGGTGTCACCGCAATGCCTGGCTTCTGCGTCGATTGAATTTATTGCAGCGCGGCGCGAAGCTCCGGCGGGCAAGCTGGATCATCAAGCGTCACGAGGTCACCATTTTCGGCCAGACAAACCAGATCCTGGCCACCAACCGTGGTGAAATATTCGTCGGGGGGCAAAAACAGCGGCCGGCTGCTGGCCTTGGCCTTGAGGCGGGCGGCTGTCATGCGGGCTGTGAGCTGGCGGGATTCTGTTTCGGTCAGCGGACGCCCGGAAACGGAACGCAAATCAACCACGCGGGCATTGCGCAGGCGGCGCAGTTCGTCCTCGGTCAGGTTGGAGGCGTCAATCTGCACCTTGTCGGAATCTTCGGGCAACAGGCCGGCGGTTTCCTCTGTGGGGGGCGGCAACGCATTCTTGTCCTTGGGCAGAACAAGCGGCGCGCGCGGCGTCTCGATCATCGGCTTTTTCTCTTTGGGCATCATGCCCAGACCCTGCAGGGTCTGGTTGGCCACTTCACGCTCAAAAGTGGAGGCGTCCACAAGGGCATTGGTGCCCTCAACGGTCGTGCAGGCGCTCAGCGCGAAAGATGCAAACAGCAAGGCTGCTGCAAAACCGGCGCGCCCATTGTTGAGGAAACTCATACTTAACTGCCCTTTAAATCACTGCCGCCGCGACAAGATGCAGCGTTATACCCGATTGCCGCGTCTAAGACCAGAATTTGGCATCATTGCGGTTGCGTGCCCGATTTCTTGTGCGGCCAGACCATATCAACAAGCAACAAGCCAACGCCAAGTGTTATCGCAGCATCAGAGATATTGAATATATAAAACGACCATGTTCCCCAATGAAAATGGAAAAAGTCCGGTACGGCGCCATAAAGGAACCGGTCGATGACGTGAGACGCCGCGCCACCGAGGCAGATCGCCAGCCCGCAGCGCACCAGCGCTGTTTCCGCCTTCACCCACCAAAAGCCGAGCAGCACCATCGCCGCCAGCATGATGACCAGCAGGGCGCCCGGCGGCAAAAAGTCCAGCAGACCATAGGAAATACCGGGGTTCCAGACGAGCACATAATCGAAAAAGCTGGTGACATTGGTGAACTCACCGCCCCGCCAGCCAGCCATTTCGACCTGATAATATTTGTGCCCGCGATCCAGCGCAAAGGCGAGCGCGCCCAGCCAGAGGCTGAGCCCGAGCGCTTTTCTGCCCATCAAATCCATTCTCAAAGACCGGCTGCGGCGCGTTCGCGCATGGCGTCGGCATCGCGCGGGCTGAGTTCGGGATATTCGGGATCGGTGCCCACATCGGGCGACACTTTCCAGGAGCGGGCGCAACGGGTGCCCTCAGCCCTTGCAAAGACCACCGAGACACCGGGCACATCGTCCAGCCGGAAGGCTTCCGCAGGCCCCTCACCCTGGATGATATCGATGCCCGAGGTGATGGCGATTTCGGCAAAATCCTGGCCGTGCAGCGCCACATAAAGATCGGTATCAGCGACATAGACCTTTGGCGCGGCTTCCAGTGACGAACCGATATTCTTGTCGCGACGCTCAATTTCCAGCGCGCCGGTGACGACGCGGCGGACGGTGCGGATTTTCTTCCACTTTTCCGACAGGGAGGCATCTGCCCATTCGGCGGGAATTTCTGGGAAAGTGCGCAAGTGGACGGAAGAGCCATCTTCGGGATGACGCTCGAGCCAGACCTCTTCCATGGTGAACACCAGAATGGGGGCCAACCATGCCGTGACGCAGGAGAACAACTCATTGAGAACTGTGAGTGCTGCGCGGCGTTTGGGCGAAGAGATTGGATCGCAATAGAGCGCGTCTTTGCGGATATCAAAATAGAATGCCGAGAGCTCGATATTCATGAAGTTCGAGACCAGCGAGACGACGCGCTTGTAGTCATAGGCGAAATAGGCCTTGCGCACCTGGCCATCAAGTTCAGCCAAGCGATTGAGCATAAGGCGCTCAAGCTCTGGCATTTCGGCTGCAGCCACATCTTCGGCTGGCTTGTGATGCGCGAGACTGCCCAGCATAAAGCGCAGGGTGTTGCGCATTTTGCGGTAGTTTTCGACAACGTTCTTGATGATCTCATCGCCAATACGATGATCTTCAGAATAATCGATGCTGGCGGCCCAGAGACGCAGAATGTCGGCGCCATATTGCTTGATGATGTCTTGCGGGGCGACGGTGTTGCCCAAGGACTTAGACATTTTCATGCCATTCTTATCCATGGTGAAGCCATGGGTGATGACCTGATCATAAGGCGCGCGGCCATTGGTGCCGCAGCTTTCGAGCAAGGACGAATGGAACCAGCCGCGATGCTGATCTGACCCTTCCAGATAAACATCGGCAGGCCATTTCAGATGAGGCCATTGTTCGCGATTGCGCAGGCAGAATGCATGAGACGAGCCAGAATCAAACCAGACATCGAGAATGTCTGATACAGCTTCCCACTCATCATGGTTTTCGACCGCATCACCAAGGAAGCGTGCGGACGCCCCCTCCTCAAACCACGCATCTGCACCTTCAGCTTTGAAGGCTGCGATAATGCGGGCGTTGACGGCTTCGTCTTTGAGGATTTCGCCGGTTTCCTTATTGATGAACACGGCGATAGGCACACCCCAGGCGCGTTGCCGCGACAACACCCAATCGGGGCGATCTGCAATCATGGCGCGCAAGCGGTTTTGTCCGGCAGCGGGGACGAAATGGGTGTCGTCGATGGCGTTCAACGCGCGATTTCTAAGTGTGTCCGTCCCAATTACTGCACGCTGCCCCAAATCCAGCTCGCTGCCATCCGATAACTTCCACTCCAAGTCCTTGTCCATATAGACAAACCATTGCGGCGTATTGCGGAAGATGATCGGCTTTTTCGAGCGCCATGAATGCGGGTATGAATGCTTGAGACGACCGCGGGCGAACAAATTATTGGCACCAATAAGCGCGGTGATGACACGCTGATTGGCGTCACCCTTTTTGCCCTTGTCATCCATGATACGCGCAGCACCACCTTCAGCGTCCGGGCCAAATCCGGGCGCATCTTTGGTGTAATAGCCTGCGTCATCGACTGCGAAGGGGATGTCTGACGAAATGCCACGCGCTTCGGTTTCTTGTGCGTTGTCCATCCAGATTTCGAAATCGTCCATGCCGTGGCCCGGTGCTGTGTGCACAAAGCCGGTACCTGCATCGTCAGTGACGTGGTCACCATCGAGAAGGGGCACATCAAAATCATAGCCGCCGGCGAAGCCGTTGAGCGGATGCGATAAGATCATTGAACCTAGCTCATCAGCAGCGACATCGCTGAGACGATTGAAAGTGAGCTTGGCTTTTTCTGCACTGGCATCAGCAAGCGCATCAGCAAAGATCAGCTTGTCGCCGGGTTGCGGGCCGAATTCATTTTCTGCACTCGCCACTTCATAAAGGCCGTAATTGATCTTTGAAGAATAGGAGACGGCACGGTTAGCCGGAATGGTCCACGGTGTTGTTGTCCAGATCACGACGGAAGCGTCGGCGTGTGCGCCGGACGACACCGGAAATTTCACCCAGATCGCATCAGATTCCACGTCATGATATTCGATCTCGGCTTCGGCCAGGGCCGTGCGTTCAACCACGGACCACATCACAGGCTTGGAGCCACGATAAAGTTGACCAGAGGTCGAGAACTTCATCAATTCTTCGGCGATGGTTGCTTCGGCGTCATAGCTCATTGTCAGATATGGGTTGTCCCATTCACCAACAATGCCAAGCCGCTTGAACTCTTCGCGCTGCACACCAACCCAATGCTCAGCAAAAGTGCGGCATTCCTTGCGGAATTCATTGACCGGCACTTCGTCTTTATTCTTGCCTTTGGCGCGGTATTGCTCTTCGATTTTCCATTCGATGGGCAGGCCGTGACAATCCCAGCCCGGCACATAGGGGCTGTCATAGCCCAGCATCTGCATGGAGCGGGAAACGAGATCCTTGAGGGTCTTGTTCAGCGCATGGCCGATATGGATGTTGCCGTTCGCATATGGCGGGCCATCATGCAGGACGAATTTTTCACGTCCTTTGGATTGCTCACGCAGGGTATTGTAGAGATCCATCTTCTCCCAGCGTTCCAGCCATTCCGGCTCGCGCTTGGGCAGGCCCGCGCGCATGGGAAATTCGGTCTGCGGCAGAAACAGGGTTTTGGAATAGTCGCGGGTGGTCGCGCCTTCAGCGGTGTCGGTCATAATAGCCTTCGGGAATTCTTGATTTTGAGATCAGATCCGGTCTCTGGTTCTAGCAAGAGCGGAACAATGGTGCCAGTTTGTTACCGGGACAGAAGCAAACGGGAGCCCGTTTGCCGCTATCCCTAGATAATGAACCCCAGTTCCCTGTCGAGATCCGATAGCGGCTGGACGTTTTGCAATACGTCCCGTGCCTTGGCGCTATCCTTGTCCATCTGCTTAATCAAACCCTCTAGTCCGTCAAAGGTCATCTGCCCCCGGATATGGCTTATTAGCGCCACTTCGACTTTTTCTCCATAAATATCTTCATCGAAATCAAAAATATGGACTTCAAACGGGGGCTGAACATTGTCGAACATCGGCTTGCCAAAGCTGGCCACGCCATCGAGCAGACGGTCGCCGAGCCGCAAACGGACGGCATAAATCCCCTGGGTGAGCCGTGAATTATCCGGGAGGGCAAAATTGGCGGTGGGATAGCCCAATTCGCGCCCGCGCTGATCGCCCACAATCACCGTGCCCTCGACAATCCAGTGATAACCGAGCAGCCGGTTGGCGGTTTCCAGTTCGCCGGTATTAAGGGCATCGCGGATGCGGGAAGAGGAAACCGGTTCCGACCCCTCTTCGAGCAGGTTGAGCTGGTGCACTTCAAAGCCGTGCCGTGTGCCCGCCTGGGCCAGAAATTCAGGGGTGCCGCCACGGCGCTTGCCGAAATGGAAATCCTCGCCCACCACCACAGCCTCTGCATTGAGCGCATCGATGATGAAGCGGCCGACGAAATCCTCGGCCTCGACCCCGGCCAGATCGCGGTTGAACGGCATAACGACAATCCCGTCAAAACCGAACGCCTTGGCCAGACGCGCTTTCTGGATGCCATCGGTCAGTCGGAACATGAATGGTTCGGGCGCGAAAACGTCGCGCGGGTGCGGCTCGAAGGTGAGCACAACCGCCGGCTTGCCCTTTGACTTTGCAAGGCTGGTGGCACTGGCAAAAACACGCTGGTGTCCCCGGTGGCAGCCATCGAAATTGCCGATGGCGACAACCCCGTTGCGTAGTCCGGATGGGACATCGCCCAAGCCGTGTAGAATTTTGAATTCCGTCAAACTAGACCTCATAGAGGACGCCATCCAAATGGGGATGCGCCCCCGGTTATATCACGGCACGGACCGTGCACCCTGTCAGGTTTGCACCCGGATGCCTTGAAATGCGGCGCGACCCTGCCCTTTTCCTGCGTTATTTGCAACATTTTGCCGCGAATATGCAATCAGGTCAGGCGGGACTGGAACCCGGCCAGCCGCGCGCCGGTGGGTGCCACCAGCGCCTTTATCGCCTCCGGATCGGGGTTGCCGAAAGCATCGATTTCATCAGCGTGGATCGATCCGGTGATAAACAGGAAATCGACCCCGGCATCCGCGGCACCGGTTGCATCGGTGCGCACGCTGTCGCCAATGGCAACAACCCGGCGCGGATCAATGGCGCGGCCCGCCGCCTTTTCAAGCGCTGCAAGGGATTCCTTGTAGATCGGCGGATAGGGCTTGCCGGCCAGCGCGACCGTGCCGCCCCGCGCCGCATAGATATCGGCCAGGGCACCGGCGCAATAGACCATTTTATCGCCCACCTCGACGACCTTGTCAGGGTTGGCGCAGATCATGGGCAGGCCCAGCTCAAGCCATTCGCCCATGCGAGTTTCATAATCATCCGGGGTCTGGGCGGGATCATCCAGCCCGGTCACAACCACAGCTGAAGCGGTGGCAGCCGGCCCCTCGGCCACATCGAGACCTTCAAGGATCGGGTGATCGCTGCCCGGCCCGACATGGTGGATCGACTGGCCCTTATAGGTTGCGATCAGGGCGCGGGTTACGTCCCCCGATGTGACCATGGCATCATAGGCTTCGCGCGGCACGCCCATGTCGTCGAGCATCTGAACGATATGGGGCGTGGTACGGGCCGCATTGGTGATCAAAACCACATGGCCGCCCGCGCGGCGAAACGCCACCAGCGCCTCAACCGCCGATGGATAAGGCGTTATGCCGTTATGAACGACACCCCAGACATCGGACAGCACGCCATCATAAAGGCCGGACAAGTCGGAGAGGCGCGGCAAGGCGCCTGCATTTTCTGGCACGATCGTTCCTTACGGTTCAGGTGCGGGCCCGCTCACGCGCGCCCTGGGCGCGGACGGGCTGCCCCACTGACATGTTCGCCGGCACAGGTCCCGGCATCGAGATGTGATTGCCTTGCACGAAACGCACACCGTCTTCAAGCAAAGACAATATCTGCTGTTCGCTGTGTACGTCTGTCATGATGAGATCAATGCCGTAGCGATTGATATAGGCGGCGACATCCGAGCTATGGAAATCGGTGAAGGTTTCCGGCTGGTTGATGAAACGGGTCGCATCGGCGCGCACAGAGGTGACGCCCGCCTCTTCCATCTCGGCAAAATTCATGCGCAGCGTTTTCATGTCGATGACAGAGACGCCGGCCCCCTTCTCGACCAGCATGGCGAGGGCGTGCTTTTCCATGGCGTTCAGCCCGCTCCATTGCCGTTCCTTGATCGCGAAACTGATATCCTTGGCCATGGCCCGGCTGCCATCCAGCCGGGTGACCGCCCGTTCCACCGCATCGGGATCGGCAAGGGTTGCGCGTGACAAGGGCGCGAAAATTGCAATCGGCTCACCGGCGGCGCGGGCCTGACGGGCCAGATAAACCGCCTTCTCCCAGGCCATCTGCTCGATTTTCTGAATCAGCGCATCGCCGCCCCGGCGCGGTGTGAAATCGCAGGCATCGGTATATTCGCCGTTCTCCAGCTGGATGCGGGGCAGCAAATCATAGCCATTGGTGCGGCGCTGCGGCAGGGTGACGATCGGCTGGACGTGGAAGACCAGACGTTCATCCTGCAATGCCCGCTCAACGGCGTCGGCAGTCAGCTGCACTTCAGGTGTCAGCGCTGCCTTGCCCGAAGGTTCGTCGAAAAACCTGTCATCCTCGTCGGGCACGCTGGTTTGGGGCTTTTCCATGCGGGCTGCAAGATCGATATGACCCTGCTCGAGATCTGCCACCGCCTCGGCGACCTGTTGCACCACCGTGCCGATGACGGACACATCTGCTTCCAGCGCTTCAAGGCGCTGACCGGCTTCGACATT carries:
- a CDS encoding bifunctional riboflavin kinase/FAD synthetase encodes the protein MTEFKILHGLGDVPSGLRNGVVAIGNFDGCHRGHQRVFASATSLAKSKGKPAVVLTFEPHPRDVFAPEPFMFRLTDGIQKARLAKAFGFDGIVVMPFNRDLAGVEAEDFVGRFIIDALNAEAVVVGEDFHFGKRRGGTPEFLAQAGTRHGFEVHQLNLLEEGSEPVSSSRIRDALNTGELETANRLLGYHWIVEGTVIVGDQRGRELGYPTANFALPDNSRLTQGIYAVRLRLGDRLLDGVASFGKPMFDNVQPPFEVHIFDFDEDIYGEKVEVALISHIRGQMTFDGLEGLIKQMDKDSAKARDVLQNVQPLSDLDRELGFII
- a CDS encoding TIGR01459 family HAD-type hydrolase; its protein translation is MPENAGALPRLSDLSGLYDGVLSDVWGVVHNGITPYPSAVEALVAFRRAGGHVVLITNAARTTPHIVQMLDDMGVPREAYDAMVTSGDVTRALIATYKGQSIHHVGPGSDHPILEGLDVAEGPAATASAVVVTGLDDPAQTPDDYETRMGEWLELGLPMICANPDKVVEVGDKMVYCAGALADIYAARGGTVALAGKPYPPIYKESLAALEKAAGRAIDPRRVVAIGDSVRTDATGAADAGVDFLFITGSIHADEIDAFGNPDPEAIKALVAPTGARLAGFQSRLT
- the ileS gene encoding isoleucine--tRNA ligase, encoding MTDTAEGATTRDYSKTLFLPQTEFPMRAGLPKREPEWLERWEKMDLYNTLREQSKGREKFVLHDGPPYANGNIHIGHALNKTLKDLVSRSMQMLGYDSPYVPGWDCHGLPIEWKIEEQYRAKGKNKDEVPVNEFRKECRTFAEHWVGVQREEFKRLGIVGEWDNPYLTMSYDAEATIAEELMKFSTSGQLYRGSKPVMWSVVERTALAEAEIEYHDVESDAIWVKFPVSSGAHADASVVIWTTTPWTIPANRAVSYSSKINYGLYEVASAENEFGPQPGDKLIFADALADASAEKAKLTFNRLSDVAADELGSMILSHPLNGFAGGYDFDVPLLDGDHVTDDAGTGFVHTAPGHGMDDFEIWMDNAQETEARGISSDIPFAVDDAGYYTKDAPGFGPDAEGGAARIMDDKGKKGDANQRVITALIGANNLFARGRLKHSYPHSWRSKKPIIFRNTPQWFVYMDKDLEWKLSDGSELDLGQRAVIGTDTLRNRALNAIDDTHFVPAAGQNRLRAMIADRPDWVLSRQRAWGVPIAVFINKETGEILKDEAVNARIIAAFKAEGADAWFEEGASARFLGDAVENHDEWEAVSDILDVWFDSGSSHAFCLRNREQWPHLKWPADVYLEGSDQHRGWFHSSLLESCGTNGRAPYDQVITHGFTMDKNGMKMSKSLGNTVAPQDIIKQYGADILRLWAASIDYSEDHRIGDEIIKNVVENYRKMRNTLRFMLGSLAHHKPAEDVAAAEMPELERLMLNRLAELDGQVRKAYFAYDYKRVVSLVSNFMNIELSAFYFDIRKDALYCDPISSPKRRAALTVLNELFSCVTAWLAPILVFTMEEVWLERHPEDGSSVHLRTFPEIPAEWADASLSEKWKKIRTVRRVVTGALEIERRDKNIGSSLEAAPKVYVADTDLYVALHGQDFAEIAITSGIDIIQGEGPAEAFRLDDVPGVSVVFARAEGTRCARSWKVSPDVGTDPEYPELSPRDADAMRERAAAGL
- a CDS encoding EAL domain-containing protein; translation: MQALVYIFISLAGAAIAATAYFGLMFTPIEATLTGLVGVALAIVMLERTLRRRAESRLERGIEDLSRLLSTDAQAGQVLSQRINEMANVEAGQRLEALEADVSVIGTVVQQVAEAVADLEQGHIDLAARMEKPQTSVPDEDDRFFDEPSGKAALTPEVQLTADAVERALQDERLVFHVQPIVTLPQRRTNGYDLLPRIQLENGEYTDACDFTPRRGGDALIQKIEQMAWEKAVYLARQARAAGEPIAIFAPLSRATLADPDAVERAVTRLDGSRAMAKDISFAIKERQWSGLNAMEKHALAMLVEKGAGVSVIDMKTLRMNFAEMEEAGVTSVRADATRFINQPETFTDFHSSDVAAYINRYGIDLIMTDVHSEQQILSLLEDGVRFVQGNHISMPGPVPANMSVGQPVRAQGARERART
- the lspA gene encoding signal peptidase II; this translates as MGRKALGLSLWLGALAFALDRGHKYYQVEMAGWRGGEFTNVTSFFDYVLVWNPGISYGLLDFLPPGALLVIMLAAMVLLGFWWVKAETALVRCGLAICLGGAASHVIDRFLYGAVPDFFHFHWGTWSFYIFNISDAAITLGVGLLLVDMVWPHKKSGTQPQ
- a CDS encoding pseudouridine synthase, producing MPDATGTPATGNRLAKVIARAGLCSRRDAEVWITEGRVSVNGKQIRTPAFNVVDTDKIVVDGNPLVARAGTRVWLYHKPAGLVVTEKDPEGRETIFEALEKNGLPRVLTIGRLDINTEGLLLLTNDGGLKRVLELPATGWLRRYRVRAHGSVTQAKLDSLKNGITVDGVKYGPIEAELEREQGANVWITLALREGKNREVKNVLAELGLQVNRLIRTSYGPFQLGDVPVGGVLVVRARVLRDQLGKKLAAEAGVDFDSPLPADAPPEVAARDPNQRMRKRPEGELIRQPKPRGRTGAPKPAPAPAGGKPRKNAPERKGNFEFKPRAPREEKPVERRTVHFTDGRDSVEFEPKAKRPRADDDARGGGFKRDGAARRDDERPRGGRADGERSFGDRPRSPRPPRGKDDRAPGGGDRRPGGFGDKPRSARPTGDARSSSGPRGGKPGGKPGGRPAGRPSGDRPSAGGPRKGPPRGRTPR